One genomic segment of Mesoterricola silvestris includes these proteins:
- a CDS encoding putative quinol monooxygenase → MTQIVLAAMFTARPGGGSALLAEAARMVEPTRAEPGCVRYDLFRDPENPDALAFVETWESAPALEAHRRSPHIQAWRAASAALIAARDTRTLEPLGEPGPVAQGPLEVLAFVTARPGCEAALAAELQSVVAPTRLEPGCLRYDLHRDPADPANLAFLESWAHRPALEAHMAAPTFLASRERQKDLVAGVQIRLMERV, encoded by the coding sequence ATGACCCAGATCGTCCTCGCCGCCATGTTCACCGCCCGCCCCGGCGGCGGATCCGCCCTGCTGGCCGAGGCCGCGCGCATGGTGGAGCCCACCCGGGCCGAGCCCGGTTGCGTCCGCTACGACCTTTTCCGGGACCCGGAGAACCCCGACGCCCTGGCCTTCGTGGAGACCTGGGAGAGCGCCCCCGCCCTGGAGGCCCACCGCCGGAGCCCCCACATCCAGGCCTGGCGCGCGGCCTCGGCCGCGCTCATCGCCGCCCGGGACACGCGCACCCTGGAACCCCTGGGCGAGCCCGGCCCCGTCGCCCAGGGCCCCCTGGAGGTGCTGGCCTTCGTCACGGCCCGCCCCGGATGCGAAGCCGCCCTGGCCGCCGAACTCCAGAGCGTGGTGGCCCCCACCCGCCTGGAACCCGGCTGCCTGCGCTACGATCTGCACCGGGACCCCGCCGACCCCGCCAACCTGGCCTTCCTGGAATCCTGGGCGCACCGGCCCGCCCTGGAGGCCCACATGGCCGCGCCCACCTTCCTGGCCTCCCGGGAGCGCCAGAAGGACCTGGTGGCCGGCGTCCAGATCCGGCTCATGGAGCGCGTTTGA
- a CDS encoding carbohydrate kinase family protein — translation MGPEVVVVGNVGIDTNVYLPGRDIDFKVEGHFTQDLDCVGQAGGYTSRGYARLGRATAFIGCVGDDFSGRFVREELERDGIDLRGLFLDPEGTGRSVNLMSPDGRRRNFYDGKGHMDLHPDPEAFRPILRGARLAHFHLPNWARTLLPAARSEGLVVACDLQDVGDPDDPYRQDFIREAQILFLSAANHRRPGPLLRGLLARNPRQIVVCGMGARGCALGAGGKVRYFPPVPSEIPVVDTNGAGDGLAVGFLVSHVLEGRSLEESILRGQIAARHTCGQKARSGALITREELERAYRAL, via the coding sequence ATGGGACCTGAGGTCGTCGTGGTGGGCAACGTCGGCATCGACACGAACGTGTACCTGCCCGGCCGGGACATCGATTTCAAGGTGGAGGGCCATTTCACCCAGGACCTGGACTGCGTGGGCCAGGCGGGGGGCTACACCAGTCGGGGCTACGCGCGGCTGGGGCGGGCCACGGCCTTCATCGGGTGCGTGGGGGACGATTTCAGCGGGCGCTTCGTGCGGGAGGAGCTGGAGCGGGACGGCATCGATCTGCGGGGGCTCTTCCTGGATCCGGAGGGCACCGGCCGCAGCGTCAATCTCATGAGCCCGGACGGCCGGCGCAGGAACTTCTACGACGGCAAGGGGCACATGGACCTGCACCCGGATCCGGAGGCCTTCCGGCCGATCCTCCGGGGGGCGCGGCTGGCGCATTTCCACCTGCCCAACTGGGCCCGGACGCTGCTTCCCGCCGCCCGGAGCGAAGGCCTGGTGGTGGCCTGCGACCTGCAGGACGTGGGGGACCCGGACGACCCCTACCGCCAGGACTTCATCCGGGAAGCGCAGATCCTCTTCCTGTCCGCGGCCAACCACCGGCGCCCGGGGCCCCTCCTGCGCGGGCTCCTGGCCCGGAATCCCCGGCAGATCGTCGTGTGCGGCATGGGGGCCCGGGGCTGCGCCCTGGGCGCCGGGGGGAAGGTGAGGTACTTCCCCCCGGTGCCTTCGGAGATTCCCGTGGTGGATACCAACGGCGCCGGGGACGGGCTGGCGGTGGGCTTCCTGGTGAGCCACGTCCTGGAGGGGCGTTCCCTGGAGGAATCCATCCTGCGGGGCCAGATCGCGGCCCGGCACACCTGCGGCCAGAAGGCCCGCTCCGGCGCGCTCATCACGCGGGAGGAACTGGAGCGGGCCTACCGGGCGCTGTGA
- a CDS encoding double-cubane-cluster-containing anaerobic reductase has translation MAMDYRPMWRDLGLNLDNHDALLSVLGKLYGDTFLTQPNRPAGTAYLDFVMSEVHGLRIQELVEGKKRGRKVVGTYCTFVPEELVLAVDAVMVGLCAGADFATEAVERYLPRNLCALIKSTFGFKLGGVCPYLESSDLVVGENTCDGKKKAWEVFRGIVPNLHVMDLPQMKHGEGRALLKAEYLRFMETLERLTGNRVTVESLAKAIDVVNAKRQAVHRLSALRAADPAPISGLDSLLVNQIFFYEDPVRFTAQINALCEELEARVRTGAGVAGKGAPRILVSGCPMAVPNWKIPALVETSGAVIVAEESCVGERGTRNLVPRTGATVEEMVDHLVDRYLRIDCAIYTPNPDRLAHVKEMARAYRVDGVLLYGLQFCTPYAVEALGIEQVLEGEGIPALRIETDYSQEDVGQLKTRIQAFIERIGS, from the coding sequence ATGGCCATGGACTACCGCCCGATGTGGCGGGATCTCGGACTGAACCTGGACAACCACGACGCCCTCCTGAGCGTCCTGGGCAAACTCTACGGCGACACCTTCCTGACCCAGCCCAACCGGCCGGCCGGGACCGCCTACCTGGATTTCGTGATGTCCGAGGTGCACGGCCTGCGCATCCAGGAGCTGGTGGAGGGCAAGAAGCGGGGCCGCAAGGTCGTGGGCACCTACTGCACCTTCGTGCCCGAGGAGCTGGTCCTGGCCGTGGACGCGGTCATGGTGGGCCTGTGCGCCGGGGCCGACTTCGCCACCGAGGCGGTGGAGCGCTACCTGCCCCGCAACCTCTGCGCCCTGATCAAGTCCACCTTCGGCTTCAAGCTGGGCGGGGTGTGCCCGTACCTGGAGAGCAGCGACCTGGTGGTGGGCGAGAACACCTGTGACGGAAAGAAGAAGGCCTGGGAGGTGTTCCGCGGCATCGTGCCCAACCTCCACGTCATGGACCTGCCGCAGATGAAGCACGGCGAGGGCCGGGCCCTGCTGAAGGCCGAGTACCTCCGGTTCATGGAGACCCTGGAGCGGCTCACCGGCAACCGGGTCACGGTGGAGAGCCTGGCCAAGGCCATCGACGTGGTGAACGCCAAGCGCCAGGCCGTGCACCGCCTGTCGGCGCTCCGGGCCGCGGACCCGGCTCCCATCTCCGGCCTGGACAGCCTGCTGGTGAACCAGATCTTCTTCTACGAGGATCCGGTGCGCTTCACCGCCCAGATCAACGCGCTGTGCGAGGAACTGGAGGCCCGGGTCCGCACCGGGGCGGGGGTGGCCGGCAAGGGGGCGCCCCGCATCCTGGTGTCCGGCTGCCCCATGGCCGTGCCCAACTGGAAGATCCCGGCCCTGGTGGAGACCTCCGGCGCGGTCATCGTGGCCGAGGAATCCTGCGTTGGCGAGCGGGGCACCCGCAACCTGGTGCCCCGCACGGGCGCCACCGTGGAGGAGATGGTGGACCACCTGGTGGACCGCTACCTGCGCATCGACTGCGCCATCTACACCCCCAACCCGGACCGCCTGGCCCATGTGAAGGAAATGGCCCGGGCCTACCGGGTGGATGGGGTACTGCTCTACGGCCTGCAGTTCTGCACCCCCTACGCCGTGGAGGCCCTGGGCATCGAGCAGGTGCTGGAGGGGGAGGGGATCCCCGCCCTGCGCATCGAGACGGACTACAGCCAGGAGGACGTGGGCCAGCTCAAGACCCGGATCCAGGCCTTCATCGAGCGCATCGGATCGTGA
- the motA gene encoding flagellar motor stator protein MotA, with translation MFFIIGLVVVIGAVLSGYLMEGGKIHVLLEPLPAEGTILFGAAVGAFLAGNTLNTIKSVVGNLAKPLKGSKYTKAVYMESLMLQYEVYVNIKKGGLLALEQDVNDPHSSNIFKKYPAVMHDHHAMDFFCDSMKLLINGSAKIDEIDQVMDMDLDVHHAESAAPGAAVGVMADGFPAFGICACVMGVVITMGFLDQPPNVIGGKVGSALVGTFLGIFLAYGVFQPLAKNIDQVLASEGAFFNALRAGLVAFGNGAAPVTAVEFARRNIPSPERPGSQELEEVVRQIKPR, from the coding sequence ATGTTTTTCATAATTGGTCTGGTGGTGGTCATTGGCGCAGTGCTCTCCGGCTATCTCATGGAGGGGGGAAAGATCCACGTCCTCCTCGAGCCGCTGCCCGCGGAAGGCACGATCCTCTTCGGCGCCGCGGTGGGCGCCTTCCTGGCCGGCAACACCCTGAACACCATCAAGTCCGTGGTGGGCAACCTGGCCAAGCCGCTCAAGGGCAGCAAATACACAAAAGCGGTGTACATGGAGTCCCTGATGCTCCAGTACGAGGTGTACGTGAACATCAAGAAGGGCGGCCTGCTGGCCCTGGAGCAGGACGTGAACGACCCCCACAGCTCCAATATCTTCAAGAAGTACCCCGCGGTCATGCACGACCACCACGCCATGGATTTCTTCTGCGATTCCATGAAGCTCCTTATTAATGGTTCAGCCAAGATCGACGAGATCGATCAGGTCATGGACATGGACCTGGACGTGCACCACGCCGAGTCCGCCGCCCCGGGGGCCGCGGTGGGCGTCATGGCCGACGGCTTCCCCGCCTTCGGCATCTGCGCCTGCGTCATGGGCGTGGTGATCACCATGGGCTTCCTGGACCAGCCCCCCAACGTCATCGGCGGCAAGGTGGGTTCGGCCCTGGTGGGCACCTTCCTGGGCATCTTCCTGGCCTACGGCGTCTTCCAGCCCCTGGCCAAGAACATCGACCAGGTGCTGGCCTCCGAGGGCGCCTTCTTCAACGCCCTGCGCGCCGGCCTCGTGGCCTTCGGCAACGGCGCCGCCCCGGTCACCGCGGTGGAATTCGCCCGGCGCAACATCCCCTCCCCTGAGCGCCCCGGCTCCCAGGAGCTGGAGGAAGTGGTCCGCCAGATCAAGCCCCGGTAG
- a CDS encoding C10 family peptidase — protein MRMLPTRSRFTALGFLLAAGTAALAAPVSAVQAGIAAGAWLQRTPRPLETALQPTLTGIETHADADGRVLFHQVKLDGGGFLVLAPDDTLEPVIAFAPQGSLDPDPENHLYLMLQRDMRTRLDVMVRNRTASGPGAAEAAAFKAQVQWKNLLEAPQALALSVGSVSDVRVAPLVASTWNQGAAGGKLTYNYYTPSAYPCGCVATAMAQLMRFHQWPTTAIGAIPFKVTSDKVAQTLTTRGGDGVGGAYVWSDMPLSPGAATTDAQRKMIGSLCLDAGLSVNMAYAADGSGATTSKVPGALMTTFKYANAFYGYRNMDELSGHGLTDMVQPDLDAGYPVILAITGDGGHAVVADGYGYTGSTLYHHLNLGWGGSDNAWYNLPDIGTFANFNLIHGCVYNAFPSGTGEVISGRITDGAGTPVPGVTVTGGTVTSTTNAAGIYALKGVTAGIQTITATRSGQTYPQAVRITGSSVANTTTTGNLWGVDLVQGGGATPTIAPQPLTQNAKLGGSATFTAGATGQGPLHFQWTKNGAAVGTDSPVYTLASAALADDQAAIGLKVTGSQGSADSVPVALNVVRLFNGDFEKGNQGWDLMDDSVVLSSGYYDMVEPHGGGLWLCLGDWTGPVTDYAMQDIELPDVGKLDLSFWLGIGNKSKTPSSVANTFQVLVLDTNNAVLGTFAPRDNTQAALDASGKVVWNAVGPISLAPWKGRTVRLRLESTQAGATDTGTVFAVDDIALAIGAPGPAVALAQGPRTIATGAQVPFSATVTGFSADNRVDWTVNPALGTFSAARTAGDGTPTLFTAGTAAGTCTVTATPVETGNAATTTLALVDAAAVTVGLAPLAPTTATGQNVTFTSTVTPLTDASVTWTATGGTFSVSGGTTATWSAASAGTYTITATSNGAPSRAASTTVNVLDLGSIALTLTPATAVLRPGGSATFTAGGDLGLGVDWTLTAPATHAETGLASTVTVPSTTPLATATYTLTATHKLATAAKATATITVRGLDLDGDGALGFCDLLTLAGQWGKDASSPANFKGSGTVDDTDLATLLTQLQ, from the coding sequence ATGCGAATGCTGCCCACTCGTTCAAGATTCACGGCCCTGGGATTCCTGCTGGCCGCGGGCACCGCCGCCCTGGCCGCCCCGGTCAGCGCGGTGCAGGCGGGCATCGCCGCGGGCGCATGGCTCCAGCGCACCCCCAGGCCCCTGGAGACCGCGCTCCAGCCCACCCTGACGGGAATCGAGACCCACGCGGACGCCGACGGCCGCGTCCTCTTCCACCAGGTGAAGCTGGACGGCGGCGGATTCCTCGTCCTGGCCCCGGACGACACCCTGGAGCCGGTCATCGCCTTCGCCCCCCAGGGCAGCCTCGACCCGGATCCCGAGAACCACCTGTACCTCATGCTGCAGCGGGACATGCGCACCCGCCTGGACGTGATGGTCCGGAACCGCACCGCCAGCGGCCCCGGAGCCGCCGAGGCCGCCGCCTTCAAGGCCCAGGTCCAGTGGAAGAACCTCCTCGAGGCCCCCCAGGCCCTCGCCCTGTCCGTGGGCAGCGTTTCCGACGTGCGCGTGGCGCCGCTGGTGGCCAGCACCTGGAACCAGGGGGCCGCCGGCGGAAAGCTCACCTACAACTACTACACCCCCAGCGCCTACCCCTGCGGATGCGTGGCCACGGCCATGGCCCAGCTCATGCGCTTCCACCAGTGGCCCACCACCGCCATCGGCGCGATCCCCTTCAAGGTCACGTCGGACAAGGTGGCCCAGACCCTCACCACCCGCGGCGGGGACGGGGTGGGCGGCGCCTACGTGTGGTCCGACATGCCCCTCTCCCCCGGCGCCGCCACCACCGACGCCCAGCGGAAGATGATCGGCTCCCTGTGCCTGGATGCGGGGCTGAGCGTGAACATGGCCTACGCCGCGGATGGATCCGGGGCCACCACCTCCAAGGTCCCCGGGGCCCTGATGACCACGTTCAAGTACGCCAACGCCTTCTACGGCTACCGGAACATGGACGAACTCTCCGGCCACGGCCTGACCGACATGGTCCAGCCGGACCTGGACGCCGGATACCCCGTGATCCTCGCCATCACCGGGGACGGGGGGCATGCCGTGGTGGCGGACGGGTACGGGTACACCGGATCGACCCTCTACCACCACCTCAACCTGGGGTGGGGCGGGTCCGACAACGCCTGGTACAACCTCCCCGACATCGGCACCTTCGCCAATTTCAATCTGATCCACGGGTGCGTCTACAACGCCTTCCCCTCCGGAACGGGCGAGGTGATCAGCGGACGTATCACCGACGGCGCCGGCACCCCCGTGCCCGGCGTCACCGTCACCGGCGGAACCGTGACCAGCACCACGAATGCCGCCGGCATCTACGCCCTGAAGGGCGTCACCGCCGGGATCCAGACCATCACGGCCACCCGGTCCGGGCAGACCTACCCCCAGGCGGTGCGCATCACCGGCTCCTCCGTGGCGAACACCACCACCACCGGAAACCTCTGGGGCGTGGACCTGGTGCAGGGGGGCGGAGCGACGCCCACCATCGCGCCGCAGCCCTTGACCCAGAACGCCAAGCTGGGCGGGTCCGCCACCTTCACGGCCGGCGCCACCGGCCAGGGTCCCCTGCACTTCCAGTGGACCAAGAACGGGGCGGCGGTGGGAACCGACAGCCCGGTCTACACCCTCGCCTCCGCCGCGCTCGCCGATGACCAGGCCGCCATCGGCCTGAAGGTCACGGGTTCCCAGGGATCCGCCGACAGCGTCCCCGTGGCCCTCAACGTGGTCCGGCTCTTCAACGGCGACTTCGAGAAGGGCAACCAGGGCTGGGACCTCATGGATGACAGCGTGGTGCTGTCCAGCGGCTATTACGATATGGTCGAGCCCCACGGCGGCGGCCTCTGGCTGTGCCTGGGCGACTGGACCGGCCCCGTCACCGACTACGCCATGCAGGACATCGAGCTTCCCGACGTGGGCAAGCTGGACCTCTCCTTCTGGCTGGGCATCGGCAACAAGTCCAAGACCCCGTCCTCCGTGGCCAACACCTTCCAGGTCCTGGTCCTGGACACGAACAACGCGGTGCTGGGCACCTTCGCCCCCCGGGACAACACCCAGGCCGCCCTGGACGCCTCGGGCAAGGTGGTCTGGAACGCCGTCGGCCCCATCAGCCTCGCCCCCTGGAAGGGCCGCACCGTGCGCCTGCGCCTGGAATCCACCCAGGCCGGGGCCACGGACACCGGCACGGTCTTCGCCGTGGACGACATCGCCCTGGCCATCGGCGCCCCGGGACCCGCCGTCGCCCTGGCCCAGGGACCGCGCACCATCGCCACGGGGGCCCAGGTCCCCTTCTCCGCCACGGTCACCGGGTTCTCCGCCGACAACCGGGTGGACTGGACCGTGAACCCGGCCCTCGGCACCTTCAGCGCGGCCCGCACCGCCGGGGACGGAACCCCGACCCTCTTCACGGCAGGAACCGCGGCCGGGACCTGCACCGTCACCGCCACCCCCGTGGAGACCGGCAACGCGGCCACCACCACCCTGGCCCTGGTCGACGCCGCCGCCGTGACCGTGGGCCTGGCTCCCCTGGCCCCCACCACGGCCACCGGGCAGAACGTCACCTTCACCTCCACGGTCACCCCCCTCACCGACGCCTCCGTGACCTGGACCGCCACGGGCGGGACCTTCAGCGTCTCGGGCGGCACCACCGCCACCTGGTCCGCGGCCTCGGCGGGCACCTATACCATCACCGCCACCAGCAACGGCGCGCCTTCCCGCGCCGCATCCACGACCGTCAACGTCCTGGACCTGGGATCCATCGCCCTGACCCTGACGCCCGCCACCGCCGTCCTGCGCCCGGGCGGCAGCGCCACCTTCACCGCCGGCGGCGACCTGGGCCTGGGCGTGGACTGGACGCTCACCGCCCCCGCCACCCACGCCGAGACGGGCCTTGCCTCCACGGTCACCGTCCCCTCCACCACGCCCCTGGCCACCGCCACCTACACCCTCACCGCCACCCACAAGCTCGCGACCGCCGCCAAGGCCACCGCCACGATCACCGTCAGGGGCCTGGACCTGGACGGGGACGGGGCCCTGGGCTTCTGCGACCTGCTCACCCTGGCCGGCCAGTGGGGGAAGGACGCGTCCAGCCCCGCCAACTTCAAGGGTTCGGGCACGGTGGACGACACCGACCTGGCCACCCTCCTGACCCAGCTCCAGTGA
- a CDS encoding OmpA family protein, which yields MAEQQPEVKIKFVKKKGGHAAAHGGAWKVAYADLVTALMAFFLLMWLLASASSNTKAGIAGSFQDPNFFNTEKGKAIMEAYKMEKSGILPGGRGMKDGTGDGGGPEGIVIEEDTGEQERKVMEETAQTIDKAFREDKLLQAFSNQISFEFTAEGLRIQIQDRAAQVLFDSGSATLKPYTLAILKEIAQELGKLPNHILIGGHTDSVQYPNQAYTNWELSADRANSARRVLESSGLRPGQVQRVTGYAATQPLEDKDPKDPQNRRISIVVLSSATEKAETERQKVMPPKKK from the coding sequence ATGGCCGAGCAGCAGCCCGAAGTCAAAATCAAGTTCGTCAAGAAGAAGGGTGGCCACGCCGCCGCCCACGGCGGCGCCTGGAAGGTGGCCTACGCCGACCTGGTCACCGCCCTCATGGCCTTCTTCCTCCTCATGTGGCTCCTGGCCAGCGCCTCGTCCAACACCAAGGCCGGCATCGCCGGCAGCTTCCAGGATCCCAATTTCTTCAACACGGAAAAGGGCAAGGCCATCATGGAGGCCTACAAGATGGAGAAGTCCGGCATCCTCCCCGGCGGCCGCGGCATGAAGGACGGCACCGGCGACGGCGGCGGCCCCGAAGGCATCGTCATCGAGGAGGACACCGGCGAGCAGGAACGCAAGGTCATGGAGGAGACGGCCCAGACCATCGACAAGGCCTTCCGGGAGGACAAGCTCCTCCAGGCCTTCTCCAACCAGATATCCTTCGAGTTCACCGCCGAGGGGCTCCGCATCCAGATCCAGGACCGCGCGGCCCAGGTGCTCTTCGATTCCGGGTCGGCCACCCTCAAGCCCTACACCCTGGCCATCCTCAAGGAGATCGCCCAGGAGCTGGGCAAGCTCCCCAACCACATCCTCATCGGGGGCCACACCGATTCGGTGCAGTACCCCAACCAGGCCTACACCAACTGGGAACTGAGCGCCGACCGCGCGAATTCCGCCCGCAGGGTCCTGGAATCCTCCGGCCTGCGCCCGGGCCAGGTGCAGCGCGTCACCGGATACGCCGCCACCCAGCCCCTGGAGGACAAGGATCCCAAGGATCCCCAGAACCGGCGCATCTCCATCGTCGTCCTGTCCAGCGCCACCGAGAAGGCCGAAACCGAACGCCAGAAGGTCATGCCCCCCAAGAAGAAGTAG
- a CDS encoding NAD(P)H-dependent flavin oxidoreductase: MIRPRTFQSLGADSPVFFQGWHPFSTDALAAAFAGAGGVGVIRMPAFPDTEALVRRLAELRKGGQLGLDFRGVLGDFSTRVETAAQDLAAFVMHGSELLPERLEALRAWGLPRVVEVRDEAEALLAEAQGASALLAAEGEGLSERLRRMIRSTNLPCFAPAGAEGEGRSLLSEGAAGLQLKTPAMLREGAADFLASFRKRLAEVLGEPALEDLVDHPAPELPRLRIRNLDIPYPIIQGGMGIGVSWDRLAGNVAHCGCVGIVSAIGTGYRYPEDANSVQGRPLKAENLNSTPALKRILRSALDIADGRGAVGVNILCAINEYERVVRDSVEAGAQLIISGAGLPLALPEYVGDADVALVPIVSSARALKLICKTWQRKFNRLPDAVVLEGPESGGHQGFSLEQCADPAYSLDALLASVIEERDQWGDFPVIAAGGVWDRADIDRLMALGAGGVQMATRFIGTFECDAHQNFKGVILKADKDTIALHGSPVGMPARGVKTALHRRIAEGQAPRIRCISNCVSPCEHGKGAERVGYCIADSLGDAWGGDTESGLFFTGSNGWKLNELVHVRDLIGEITQDFGLTRLQV; encoded by the coding sequence ATGATCAGACCCAGAACTTTCCAGTCCCTCGGGGCGGATTCCCCAGTCTTCTTCCAGGGGTGGCATCCCTTTTCCACCGATGCCCTGGCGGCGGCCTTCGCGGGCGCGGGCGGGGTGGGCGTGATCCGCATGCCGGCCTTTCCGGACACCGAGGCCCTGGTGCGGCGCCTGGCGGAACTGCGCAAGGGCGGGCAGCTGGGCCTGGATTTCCGGGGCGTGCTGGGGGACTTCTCCACCCGGGTGGAAACCGCCGCCCAGGACCTGGCCGCCTTCGTCATGCACGGTTCTGAGCTCCTTCCCGAGCGCCTGGAGGCCCTGCGGGCCTGGGGCCTGCCGCGGGTGGTGGAGGTGCGGGACGAGGCGGAGGCCCTCCTGGCCGAGGCCCAGGGGGCATCGGCCCTCCTCGCGGCGGAGGGCGAAGGGCTTTCCGAGCGGCTTCGCCGCATGATCCGCTCCACGAACCTGCCCTGCTTCGCCCCCGCGGGCGCCGAGGGCGAAGGCCGTTCCCTCCTTTCCGAGGGCGCCGCCGGTCTGCAGCTGAAGACGCCGGCCATGCTGCGGGAAGGGGCGGCGGATTTCCTGGCCTCCTTCCGCAAGCGCCTGGCCGAGGTCCTGGGGGAACCCGCCCTGGAGGACCTGGTGGACCACCCCGCCCCCGAGCTGCCCCGCCTGCGCATCCGGAACCTGGACATCCCCTACCCCATCATCCAGGGCGGCATGGGCATCGGCGTGAGCTGGGACCGCCTCGCGGGCAACGTGGCCCACTGCGGCTGCGTCGGCATCGTCTCGGCCATCGGCACGGGCTACCGCTACCCCGAGGACGCCAACTCCGTGCAGGGCCGGCCCCTCAAGGCCGAGAACCTGAACAGCACCCCGGCCCTCAAGCGCATCCTGCGCAGCGCCCTGGACATCGCGGACGGCCGCGGCGCCGTGGGCGTGAACATCCTTTGTGCCATCAATGAATATGAAAGGGTCGTGCGGGACTCGGTGGAAGCCGGGGCCCAGCTCATCATTTCCGGGGCGGGCCTGCCCCTGGCCCTGCCCGAGTACGTGGGCGACGCGGACGTGGCCCTGGTGCCCATCGTTTCGTCGGCCCGGGCCCTGAAGCTCATCTGCAAGACCTGGCAGCGCAAGTTCAACCGACTCCCCGACGCCGTGGTGCTGGAGGGCCCCGAATCCGGCGGCCACCAGGGCTTCTCCCTGGAGCAGTGCGCGGACCCCGCCTACAGCCTGGACGCGCTCCTGGCCTCCGTCATCGAGGAGCGGGACCAGTGGGGCGATTTCCCCGTCATCGCCGCCGGCGGCGTGTGGGACCGGGCCGACATCGACCGCCTCATGGCCCTGGGCGCCGGCGGGGTGCAGATGGCCACGCGGTTCATCGGCACCTTCGAGTGCGACGCCCACCAGAACTTCAAGGGCGTGATCCTCAAGGCCGACAAGGACACCATCGCGCTCCACGGATCCCCCGTGGGCATGCCGGCCCGGGGCGTCAAGACCGCCCTCCACCGCCGCATCGCCGAGGGACAGGCCCCCCGCATCCGGTGCATCAGCAACTGCGTCTCCCCCTGCGAGCACGGCAAGGGCGCCGAGCGCGTGGGCTACTGCATCGCCGACAGCCTCGGGGACGCCTGGGGCGGGGACACGGAATCCGGGCTCTTCTTCACCGGGAGCAACGGCTGGAAGCTCAACGAACTGGTCCACGTGCGGGACCTCATCGGGGAGATCACCCAGGACTTCGGGCTCACGCGCCTGCAGGTGTGA
- a CDS encoding acyl-CoA dehydratase activase: MRAAGLDLGSTTVKLVVVEAGAVVRAEVADATAEPRRAAEDLLRSLPPGCQVLATGYGRDLLEVAFGLPGVSEIKAHATGAGFLVPGCSAVIDVGGQDVKVIKLDGAGRVQKFEMNDRCAAGTGRFLEVMARRLGYRLEAFPEAAAAGTESVTIHSMCTVFAESEVVGLLNRGVAREDLGRALHLSVARRIASMFGRTGCDPEGLTLCTGGGGGNAFLVACLGDLIGGRVRTHPRAQVAGALGCALLAAQGQGALPV; the protein is encoded by the coding sequence GTGAGGGCCGCGGGCCTGGATCTGGGCTCCACCACCGTCAAGCTGGTGGTGGTGGAGGCGGGGGCGGTGGTGCGCGCGGAGGTGGCCGACGCCACCGCCGAGCCGCGCCGGGCGGCGGAGGACCTGCTGCGGTCCCTGCCGCCCGGGTGCCAGGTGCTGGCCACGGGCTACGGCCGGGATCTGCTGGAAGTGGCCTTCGGCCTGCCGGGCGTCAGCGAGATCAAGGCCCACGCCACCGGTGCCGGCTTCCTGGTGCCCGGATGCTCCGCGGTCATCGACGTGGGCGGGCAGGACGTGAAGGTGATCAAGCTCGACGGCGCCGGGCGGGTGCAGAAATTCGAAATGAACGACCGCTGCGCCGCCGGCACCGGCCGCTTCCTGGAGGTCATGGCCCGGCGCCTGGGCTACCGCCTGGAGGCCTTCCCGGAGGCCGCCGCGGCCGGCACGGAATCGGTGACCATCCATTCCATGTGCACCGTGTTCGCGGAATCGGAAGTGGTGGGCCTGCTCAACCGCGGCGTGGCCCGGGAGGACCTGGGGCGGGCCCTGCACCTGAGCGTGGCCCGGCGCATCGCCTCCATGTTCGGGCGCACGGGCTGCGACCCGGAGGGCCTCACCCTCTGCACGGGGGGCGGGGGCGGCAACGCCTTCCTGGTGGCCTGTCTTGGGGATCTCATCGGCGGCCGGGTGCGGACCCACCCCCGGGCCCAGGTGGCCGGGGCCCTGGGGTGCGCCCTCCTCGCGGCCCAGGGGCAGGGGGCACTTCCCGTTTGA